CGGCTTTGCCTTTGACATGAACGTCGCCTGTTCTTCGGCCACCTTCGGCATTCAGGCCGCCGCCGACATGATCCGCGCCGGCAGCGTCAAGAAGGCGCTGATCGTGAACCCTGAAATCACCTCTGGCCACCTCGAATGGCGCGACCGCGATTGCCACTTTATCTTTGGCGATGTCTGCACCGCTGTGGTGATGGAGCGTGAAGAAGATGCGCACGGCCCGCATTGGCGCGTCCACTCCACCCGCTGCGCCACCGAGTTTTCCAGCAATATCCGCAATAACAACGGCTTCTTGCGCCGCAACCGCCCCGATGGCACCGCCGACCGGCGCGACATGCAATTCATGCAAAACGGTCGCAAAGTGTTCAAGGAAGTGGTGCCAATGGTCTCGGCCCATATCGCCGATCACATGGCCGACGAAGGGCTCGTGGCAAGCGATCTCAAACGCCTCTGGCTGCATCAGGCCAACAAGTCGATGAATGATTTCATTGGCCGCAAGGTGCTTGGCCGCGTGCCCGAGACCGAAGAACAGCCAAACATCCTTCAGGATTACGCCAACACGTCTTCTGCTGGCTCGATCATCGCCTTTTCCAAGCACTCCGACGATATGCAACCGGGTGAAAAGGGCTTCATCTGCTCCTTTGGCGCGGGCTATTCCGTGGGGTCAGTTCTGGTG
This genomic window from Rhodobacteraceae bacterium D3-12 contains:
- a CDS encoding beta-ketoacyl-ACP synthase III, whose translation is MYQPAITGTGVFTPELVITNEELVASFNAYAEKFNADNAAAIAAGEVEAKEPSSTEFIFKASGIEQRYVLEKEGILDPNRMYPRFRQRSDDEHGIMTEIAMDACQKALAQAGVVASDIDLVICAASNMERAYPAVGVEIQKAIGAGGFAFDMNVACSSATFGIQAAADMIRAGSVKKALIVNPEITSGHLEWRDRDCHFIFGDVCTAVVMEREEDAHGPHWRVHSTRCATEFSSNIRNNNGFLRRNRPDGTADRRDMQFMQNGRKVFKEVVPMVSAHIADHMADEGLVASDLKRLWLHQANKSMNDFIGRKVLGRVPETEEQPNILQDYANTSSAGSIIAFSKHSDDMQPGEKGFICSFGAGYSVGSVLVERV